A single genomic interval of Drosophila virilis strain 15010-1051.87 chromosome 2, Dvir_AGI_RSII-ME, whole genome shotgun sequence harbors:
- the MED7 gene encoding mediator of RNA polymerase II transcription subunit 7, whose protein sequence is MSTPETQVSSLPMPPERYISNYTEENIRRNRAPRPPPPPSQHEVYSMFGIQYNNDEMIRSLESQNIKRLIPIHFDRRKELKKLNHSLLVNFLDLIDFLILNPDSPRRTEKIDDLSLLFVNMHHLLNEFRPHQARETLRVMMEMQKRQRVETATRFQKHLERVRDIVNSAFSALPTLFDEDENGGAKVKMEVDPLDSNAAAKNDPSYQHDRMMCKLVDAID, encoded by the exons ATGTCGACCCCTGAAACACAGGTTTCTAGTTTGCCTATGCCGCCGGAGCGGTACATCAGCAACTACACGGAGGAGAACATAAGGAGAAATCGGGCACCGCGGCCGCCTCCACCGCCATCACAACATGAAGTGTACAGCATGTTTGGCATACAGTACAACAACGACGAGATGATACGCTCTCTGGAATCGCAGAACATCAAACGTCTCATACCCATTCACTTTGACCGTCGGAAGGAGCTCAAGAAGCTGAATCACTCGCTGCTCGTCAATTTTTTGGATCTTATTGACTTTTTGATATTAAATCCAGACAGTCCCAGGCGTACAGAGAAA ATTGATGACCTGAGTCTGCTCTTTGTGAATATGCATCATTTATTAAATGAGTTCAGACCCCATCAGGCTCGCGAAACTTTGCGTGTGATGATGGAAATGCAGAAAAGGCAACGCGTCGAGACGGCTACGCGTTTTCAGAAGCATTTGGAACGTGTTCGTGATATTGTCAACAGCGCCTTCTCTGCACTGCCCACGCTATTTGACGAGGATGAGAATGGCGGCGCCAAAGTCAAAATGGAAGTGGACCCCTTGGATTCAAATGCGGCGGCTAAAAACGATCCAAGCTATCAGCATGATCGCATGATGTGCAAGCTGGTGGATGCCATTGACTGA